A region of Bacillus cabrialesii DNA encodes the following proteins:
- a CDS encoding LysM peptidoglycan-binding domain-containing protein, which yields MPQNHRLQFSVEESICFQKGQEVSELLSISLDPDIRVQEVNDYVSIRGSLELTGEYNIDQNKHTEEFYSDKRFVEEVRKREDGSAELTHCFPVDITIPKNKVSHLQDVFVFIDAFDYQLTDSRILTIQADLAIEGLLDDTAVKEPEIPLYEAPAAFREDEPPEPPIQSAVETDAPPAAEVLKDEPPAEPPELFVSKAGLREELETEKAESEPPEFVASELEAREDAEPPELVAQEVYREESETKETEPEASEIEIQEIGKKEKETPEPEAAIADVREEADSPAEPELCEDSRAEESPALEDELHGETVSSEKEAEKAAAPILEHASRQEGQLEHAEPALRQEEEEAEQPEYAEFAHHQEEVEAAQLEHAEPALRQEEKEAEQPEYAESALRQEEVEAAQLEPAESALRQEAEEAPETVSETVLSIKEGREKKTGSAAYSENEEATFHFHFSQKASSEEASQEEPVPAYRAFLPEQEEEDSFYSAPKLLEEEEQEEESFEIEVRKIAPAEESEEETPLQSFQLPDTSETERKEADAVPKVAPAAEAKEPQSKESDNSLYLTKLFTREEDEFSRMKICIVQQEDTIERLCERYEITSQQLIRMNALALDDELKAGQILYIPQYNNSHA from the coding sequence TTGCCGCAAAATCATCGATTGCAATTTTCTGTAGAAGAATCGATCTGTTTCCAAAAAGGACAGGAAGTTTCTGAACTGCTTTCTATTTCATTAGATCCTGATATTAGGGTTCAGGAAGTAAATGATTATGTATCAATCAGAGGATCGCTTGAACTTACAGGTGAGTACAACATAGATCAAAACAAACATACTGAAGAGTTTTATTCCGATAAGCGGTTTGTTGAAGAAGTCAGAAAGAGAGAGGATGGAAGCGCGGAACTGACTCACTGTTTTCCTGTGGATATTACCATTCCGAAAAATAAGGTGAGCCATTTACAGGATGTCTTCGTCTTTATTGACGCTTTTGACTATCAATTAACCGATTCGAGGATTTTAACGATTCAGGCTGATTTAGCGATCGAAGGGCTTTTAGACGATACGGCAGTTAAAGAGCCGGAGATCCCTCTATATGAGGCTCCTGCGGCATTCAGAGAGGATGAACCTCCAGAGCCGCCGATACAAAGTGCAGTAGAAACGGATGCACCTCCGGCAGCGGAAGTTCTGAAGGATGAACCGCCGGCTGAACCGCCAGAACTTTTTGTTTCGAAAGCGGGCCTCCGTGAAGAGCTGGAAACAGAAAAAGCAGAATCTGAGCCGCCGGAATTCGTTGCTTCAGAACTAGAGGCGCGAGAAGATGCCGAGCCGCCAGAGCTTGTGGCGCAGGAAGTATATCGTGAGGAATCGGAAACGAAAGAAACAGAGCCAGAAGCTTCAGAAATAGAGATTCAAGAGATTGGGAAGAAAGAAAAAGAAACGCCAGAGCCGGAAGCCGCAATAGCAGATGTTCGTGAAGAAGCGGACTCCCCAGCGGAGCCAGAGCTTTGTGAAGATTCTCGAGCAGAAGAATCGCCTGCTTTGGAAGATGAGCTACATGGAGAGACTGTGAGTTCTGAGAAAGAAGCAGAAAAAGCGGCCGCTCCTATTCTTGAACATGCGTCGCGCCAAGAGGGTCAATTGGAACACGCAGAGCCTGCACTCCGTCAAGAAGAGGAAGAAGCAGAGCAGCCGGAATACGCAGAGTTCGCGCATCATCAAGAAGAGGTAGAGGCGGCTCAATTGGAACACGCAGAGCCTGCACTTCGTCAAGAAGAGAAAGAAGCAGAGCAGCCGGAATACGCAGAGTCCGCGCTCCGTCAAGAAGAGGTAGAAGCGGCTCAATTGGAACCCGCTGAGTCTGCACTCCGTCAAGAAGCAGAAGAAGCTCCGGAGACCGTTTCTGAGACCGTTCTCTCCATAAAAGAAGGCAGAGAGAAAAAAACAGGGTCTGCTGCATATTCGGAGAATGAAGAAGCAACTTTCCATTTTCATTTCAGCCAAAAAGCAAGCTCGGAGGAGGCATCTCAAGAAGAGCCTGTACCGGCATACCGCGCCTTCCTGCCTGAACAAGAAGAGGAGGATTCTTTTTATTCAGCGCCTAAGCTGCTGGAAGAGGAAGAACAAGAGGAAGAAAGCTTTGAAATTGAAGTGAGAAAAATAGCACCGGCTGAAGAGTCCGAGGAAGAAACACCTCTTCAATCCTTCCAGTTGCCTGATACCTCTGAGACTGAAAGGAAGGAAGCGGATGCTGTTCCTAAGGTTGCTCCTGCTGCTGAAGCAAAGGAACCTCAATCAAAGGAAAGTGATAATTCTCTTTATTTAACAAAACTCTTTACGAGAGAAGAGGATGAGTTTTCGAGAATGAAAATATGCATTGTTCAGCAGGAAGATACGATCGAACGTTTATGCGAACGGTATGAAATCACATCCCAGCAGCTGATCAGAATGAATGCTTTAGCCTTGGATGATGAGTTAAAAGCAGGCCAGATCCTCTATATTCCCCAATATAACAATAGCCATGCGTAA
- the cotN gene encoding spore coat protein CotN, with amino-acid sequence MEDTQSVLQEYGLTAQFIEPVSPLVWKVYTDYGVFALKKLKSLRGKQFTDHMVAIEEKGFRSFVPVYRTNSGEFFSAGIQSGDSYYLMPWLQFDQEEERDQKHAYLFRETARLHERTAQDMKVSREEIERYYGQTKKKWEHDKMFYEQFVDRAEKEWYLSPFELQAVTYFSETFSAVNFALERLDDWYASAKEEGVSRVVMNHGSLSIHHFLYNDAGTGYFTNFERASVGPPQNDLLGFYTKMFRGFPKACPECVEWFYAYTKSFPLREAEVSLFLSYMAYPAAMYKVLNRYQTGKRQHEKDECTQLLKAYWQMKNIEPFVMKIHQVEQEKKFQAENESTS; translated from the coding sequence ATGGAAGATACCCAATCGGTTCTTCAGGAATACGGACTGACTGCTCAATTTATTGAGCCTGTCAGTCCTCTTGTGTGGAAAGTGTATACAGACTACGGCGTATTTGCCCTGAAAAAATTGAAATCGCTTCGCGGCAAACAGTTTACTGATCATATGGTGGCGATTGAGGAAAAAGGTTTTCGTTCATTTGTTCCCGTTTACAGAACAAATAGCGGCGAGTTCTTCTCAGCAGGCATACAATCCGGAGATTCCTATTATTTAATGCCTTGGCTCCAATTTGACCAGGAGGAAGAACGGGATCAGAAACATGCTTATTTATTTAGAGAAACAGCCCGTCTTCACGAGAGAACCGCGCAGGATATGAAAGTCAGCCGTGAGGAAATTGAACGTTATTACGGACAAACGAAAAAAAAGTGGGAACATGATAAAATGTTCTATGAACAGTTTGTGGATAGAGCGGAGAAGGAATGGTACCTCTCCCCATTTGAACTACAGGCTGTAACCTATTTTTCAGAAACTTTTTCGGCGGTGAACTTTGCGCTGGAGCGGCTGGATGACTGGTATGCTTCGGCAAAAGAGGAGGGCGTCTCAAGGGTTGTGATGAACCACGGCAGCCTGTCCATACATCATTTTCTGTATAATGATGCCGGAACCGGGTATTTCACAAACTTCGAAAGAGCGTCTGTCGGCCCGCCGCAGAACGACTTGCTCGGCTTTTATACAAAAATGTTCAGAGGCTTTCCGAAAGCTTGTCCGGAATGCGTTGAATGGTTTTATGCGTACACGAAATCATTCCCTTTGCGTGAAGCGGAAGTCAGTCTTTTTCTCAGCTATATGGCATATCCGGCAGCCATGTACAAGGTGCTGAACCGTTATCAAACCGGGAAAAGACAGCATGAAAAAGATGAATGTACGCAGCTGTTAAAGGCTTACTGGCAAATGAAAAATATAGAGCCGTTTGTGATGAAAATTCATCAGGTTGAGCAAGAGAAAAAATTCCAGGCTGAAAACGAGTCCACGTCTTAA
- the hemL gene encoding glutamate-1-semialdehyde 2,1-aminomutase, with protein sequence MRSYQKSKAAFKEAQKLMPGGVNSPVRAFKSVDMDPIFMERGKGSKIFDIDGNEYIDYVLSWGPLILGHTNDRVVESLKKVAEYGTSFGAPTEVENELAKLVIDRVPSVEIVRMVSSGTEATMSALRLARGYTGRNKILKFEGCYHGHGDSLLIKAGSGVATLGLPDSPGVPEGIAKNTITVPYNDLESVKLAFQQFGEDIAGVIVEPVAGNMGVVPPQEGFLQGLRDITEQYGSLLIFDEVMTGFRVDYNCAQGYFGVTPDLTCLGKVIGGGLPVGAYGGKAEIMEQIAPSGPIYQAGTLSGNPLAMTAGLETLKQLTPESYKNFIKKGDRLEEGISKAAEAHGIPHTFNRAGSMIGFFFTNEPVINYETAKSSDLKLFANYYKGMANEGVFLPPSQFEGLFLSTAHTDEDIEKTIQAAEKVFAEISRG encoded by the coding sequence ATGAGAAGCTATCAAAAATCAAAAGCGGCTTTTAAAGAAGCGCAAAAACTCATGCCGGGCGGTGTGAACAGTCCCGTTCGCGCCTTTAAATCAGTAGACATGGACCCGATTTTTATGGAGCGCGGAAAAGGCTCAAAAATCTTTGATATTGACGGAAATGAATATATTGACTACGTCTTGTCATGGGGGCCTTTAATTTTAGGGCATACAAATGACCGCGTCGTAGAGAGCCTCAAAAAAGTGGCTGAATACGGGACAAGCTTCGGTGCTCCGACTGAAGTGGAAAATGAACTGGCAAAGCTCGTTATTGATCGTGTGCCATCTGTAGAAATTGTGCGAATGGTCAGCTCCGGAACAGAGGCTACAATGAGTGCCCTCCGTTTGGCAAGAGGTTACACGGGCCGCAACAAGATTTTAAAATTTGAGGGCTGCTACCACGGACACGGAGATTCCCTTTTGATTAAAGCAGGTTCAGGAGTGGCCACTCTCGGTCTGCCTGACAGCCCGGGTGTGCCTGAAGGCATTGCGAAAAACACCATTACCGTTCCGTATAATGATTTAGAAAGTGTAAAGCTTGCTTTTCAGCAATTTGGTGAAGACATTGCGGGTGTGATTGTAGAGCCGGTTGCCGGAAATATGGGAGTTGTTCCGCCGCAAGAAGGCTTCCTGCAAGGTCTGCGTGATATCACTGAGCAATACGGTTCACTGCTTATTTTTGATGAAGTAATGACAGGCTTCCGGGTCGATTATAACTGTGCTCAAGGCTATTTTGGCGTAACGCCTGATCTCACTTGTTTAGGAAAAGTGATCGGGGGCGGACTTCCTGTGGGCGCTTATGGCGGCAAGGCTGAAATCATGGAGCAGATCGCTCCGAGCGGTCCGATCTATCAGGCAGGCACATTGTCAGGCAACCCGCTTGCGATGACAGCTGGCTTAGAAACATTGAAGCAGCTGACACCTGAATCCTACAAGAATTTCATCAAAAAAGGCGACAGACTGGAAGAAGGCATTTCAAAAGCGGCCGAGGCTCACGGCATTCCGCATACCTTTAACCGCGCAGGTTCAATGATCGGTTTCTTCTTTACAAACGAACCTGTCATCAATTATGAAACAGCCAAATCATCCGATTTGAAGCTGTTTGCTAACTACTATAAAGGGATGGCGAATGAAGGTGTATTCCTTCCGCCGTCACAATTCGAAGGCCTTTTCCTTTCGACGGCTCATACTGATGAAGATATTGAAAAAACAATCCAGGCAGCTGAGAAAGTATTCGCTGAGATCAGCCGCGGATAA